One region of Mus musculus strain C57BL/6J chromosome 15, GRCm38.p6 C57BL/6J genomic DNA includes:
- the Cyhr1 gene encoding cysteine and histidine-rich protein 1 isoform X4, producing the protein MVSKPRTEWSTVLSHLVLAGVSLHAAVSSVQSSRGAAAGFLLQTFAAIIMLAPGPSTHEDCLAGAWVATVIGLPLLAFDFHWVNGDRSSANLLLGGGMVLAVAGDHLGPEGCSVAGQAVLLVVAVTILIVAVFTANTYGMWGGTLLGVAGLLSRLEEDRLLLLPKEDVCRWALAAGSWAYCRALHTQRLQWE; encoded by the exons ATGGTTTCCAAACCCAGGACTGAATGGAGCACTGTCCTGTCCCACCTGGTATTGGCAGGGGTGTCCCTGCATGCAGCGGTGAGCTCTGTACAg TCCAGTCGAGGAGCAGCTGCCGGCTTCCTGCTCCAGACCTTTGCTGCCATCATTATGTTGGCCCCAGGGCCGAGCACACATGAAGACTGTCTCGCTGGAGCTTGGGTTGCCACAGTCATCGGtctgcctcttctggccttcgaTTTTCACTGGGTGAATGGGGACCGCTCTTCTGCCAACCTGCTTCTGGGAGGAGGCATGGTGCTGGCAGTGGCTGGTGATCACCTGGGCCCTGAAGGGTGCTCTGTCGCTGGGCAGGCAGTACTGCTGGTGGTTGCAGTGACCATCCTTATTGTGGCTGTTTTCACAGCTAACACTTACGGGATGTGGGGGGGTACCCTGCTGGGTGTGGCAGGCCTCTTGAGCAGGCTGGAAGAAGACAGGCTGCTACTGCTGCCAAAGGAGGATGTCTGTCGTTGGGCCCTGGCTGCAGGTAGTTGGGCCTATTGCAGGGCCCTGCACACACAGCGCCTGCAGTGGGAGTGA